A region of Rhizorhabdus wittichii RW1 DNA encodes the following proteins:
- a CDS encoding Fusaric acid resistance protein conserved region (PFAM: Fusaric acid resistance protein conserved region): MSAPQPREARARPPPVVTVPPSSRLPDMTSMPVGRTRPRFPSLPLPDLQIDSQKLLFSLSSFIAAAITLAIAFSASLPRPWWALLTVYVTAQPMAGAFRPKALYRLGGIATGAAVTLLLVPNLQNSPELLVLCLAAWTGFCIYLAVLDRTPRAFLFQMAAFSTAVISFPYLDDPTNIFETTIARVQEMTVAILCVTAVHALLQPWSATPVIRARVRSFLAHARRWTAEALGSHHTRLENEHRRMLAADVTELGMIAIHLPFDQRWAPATKRRVTALQQQLASILPLASAAANRLDRLRDGGGLPAELEALLDDVSDWLVEEDSPLHQAGALVRRCEAMAEAAEARADWTSLLTASACVRIAEFLAALAASRRLATRIGSPGRPNLKPSSAEPFALARDHGVAALAGLATATAIALYCAVWILLAWPNGSATAAFAALITCSFAAQDDPAPVIGRYLVATLKTFPLAALYLFVILPRVDGYEMLVITLAPTLLWMGYVQADPARSPQALPMFSCFIVAMGFLARFQADFALFINTGLAQLGGIVATLTVTKLFRSANVLWTARRILRSNWAELAQLADIRRPFLADRWTARAIDRLGQVAARMAVAAPGAALHAADGLADLRIGRNIIPIRRSLPYVPHDVRHRLGAVLSGLTVFYDARWRRGHAHPPPAALLEPIDRALRSLLALPLDEPRRRALRALVGMRCNLFPAAPPPDAVR; this comes from the coding sequence ATGAGCGCCCCCCAGCCGAGGGAGGCAAGGGCACGGCCACCGCCGGTCGTGACGGTCCCTCCCTCGTCACGGTTGCCGGATATGACGTCGATGCCTGTGGGCCGGACACGCCCACGCTTTCCCTCGCTGCCGCTCCCGGACCTGCAGATCGATTCCCAGAAGCTGCTCTTCTCGCTGAGCAGCTTCATCGCCGCGGCGATCACCCTCGCCATCGCCTTTTCGGCCAGCCTGCCCCGCCCCTGGTGGGCGCTGCTGACCGTCTACGTCACCGCCCAGCCGATGGCCGGCGCCTTCCGCCCGAAGGCGCTCTACCGGCTCGGCGGGATCGCGACCGGCGCGGCGGTCACCCTGCTGCTCGTCCCCAATCTGCAGAACTCGCCCGAGCTGCTGGTGCTGTGCCTCGCCGCCTGGACCGGCTTCTGCATCTACCTCGCGGTGCTCGACCGCACCCCGCGCGCCTTCCTGTTCCAGATGGCGGCGTTCAGCACGGCGGTGATCAGCTTCCCCTATCTCGACGATCCGACCAACATCTTCGAGACCACCATCGCGCGCGTCCAGGAGATGACGGTCGCGATCCTGTGCGTCACCGCGGTCCACGCGCTGCTCCAGCCGTGGAGCGCGACGCCGGTGATCCGCGCGCGGGTCCGCTCCTTCCTCGCCCATGCGCGCCGCTGGACCGCCGAGGCGCTCGGCAGCCACCACACCCGGCTGGAGAACGAGCATCGCCGCATGCTCGCCGCCGACGTCACCGAGCTGGGGATGATCGCGATCCACCTGCCGTTCGACCAGCGCTGGGCGCCCGCGACCAAGCGGCGGGTGACCGCGCTCCAGCAGCAGCTCGCCAGCATCCTGCCGCTGGCGTCGGCCGCCGCCAACCGGCTCGACCGGCTGCGCGACGGCGGCGGGCTGCCCGCCGAGCTGGAGGCGCTGCTCGACGACGTCTCCGACTGGCTGGTCGAGGAGGACAGCCCGCTCCACCAGGCCGGCGCGCTCGTCCGGCGCTGCGAGGCGATGGCCGAGGCCGCCGAGGCGCGCGCCGACTGGACCTCGCTGCTGACCGCGAGCGCCTGCGTCCGCATCGCCGAGTTCCTCGCCGCGCTCGCCGCGAGCCGGCGGCTGGCGACGCGGATCGGGTCGCCCGGCCGCCCCAACCTCAAGCCCTCCTCGGCCGAGCCGTTCGCGCTGGCGCGCGACCATGGCGTCGCCGCGCTGGCGGGGCTGGCGACGGCGACGGCGATCGCGCTCTACTGCGCGGTCTGGATCCTGCTCGCCTGGCCCAACGGATCGGCGACCGCCGCCTTCGCCGCGCTGATCACCTGCTCCTTCGCGGCGCAGGACGATCCGGCGCCGGTGATCGGCCGCTATCTGGTCGCGACGCTCAAGACCTTCCCGCTCGCCGCGCTCTACCTGTTCGTCATCCTGCCGCGCGTCGACGGCTATGAGATGCTCGTCATCACCCTCGCGCCGACGCTGCTGTGGATGGGCTATGTCCAGGCCGATCCGGCGCGGTCGCCGCAGGCGCTGCCGATGTTCTCCTGCTTCATCGTCGCGATGGGCTTCCTCGCCCGCTTCCAGGCCGACTTCGCGCTGTTCATCAACACCGGGCTCGCCCAGCTCGGCGGGATCGTCGCGACGCTGACCGTCACCAAGCTGTTCCGGTCGGCGAACGTGCTGTGGACCGCGCGGCGCATCCTGCGCTCGAACTGGGCCGAGCTCGCCCAGCTCGCCGACATCCGCCGCCCCTTCCTCGCCGACCGCTGGACCGCACGGGCGATCGACCGGCTCGGGCAGGTCGCCGCGCGCATGGCGGTGGCGGCCCCCGGCGCCGCGCTGCACGCCGCCGACGGGCTGGCCGACCTCCGGATCGGGCGCAACATCATCCCGATCCGCCGCTCGCTGCCCTACGTCCCCCATGACGTGCGCCACCGGCTGGGCGCGGTGTTGTCCGGGCTGACCGTCTTCTACGACGCGCGCTGGCGGCGCGGCCATGCCCATCCGCCCCCGGCCGCGTTGCTCGAACCGATCGACCGGGCGCTGCGCTCGCTGCTCGCCCTGCCGCTCGACGAGCCGCGCCGCCGCGCGCTGCGCGCGCTGGTCGGCATGCGCTGCAACCTCTTCCCGGCGGCCCCGCCGCCGGACGCCGTGCGATGA
- a CDS encoding globin (PFAM: globin; oxidoreductase FAD/NAD(P)-binding domain protein; Oxidoreductase FAD-binding domain protein): protein MSKTLSERTIALVKATVPALEAHGLDIVREMYARMFQNPEIRDLFNQSHHGDGGSQPRALTGAILAYAGNIDNLGALAPAVERIAQKHVGLQILPDHYPHVADALLGAIKAVLGDAATDEILAAWGEAYWFLADILIAREHRVYGEQKAADGGWNGWREFRVEQVVRESSVIRSFVLRPVDGQAVMAHKAGQYLTFWLEIPGHPPVKRNYSISGAANGETYRISVKREPQGLASGWLHDAAQAGTILKVAPPAGEFFLADHPERPVVLLSGGVGLTPMVAMLETIAARHPALPTHYIHGTHNRETHAMRDHVRALAAQASAIRVVDFHQTPLPGETAGADYDHAGIITDDWLIANTPAGEADYYICGPRPFLRAAVSALSLAGVASDRIHYEFFGPADELLAA from the coding sequence ATGTCGAAGACACTCAGCGAGCGCACCATCGCGCTCGTCAAGGCGACCGTTCCCGCGCTCGAGGCCCATGGGCTGGACATCGTGCGCGAAATGTATGCGCGCATGTTCCAGAACCCCGAGATCCGCGACCTGTTCAACCAGTCGCACCATGGCGACGGCGGGTCGCAGCCGCGCGCGCTGACCGGCGCGATCCTCGCTTATGCCGGCAACATCGACAATCTCGGCGCGCTCGCCCCGGCGGTCGAGCGCATCGCCCAGAAGCATGTCGGCCTGCAGATCCTGCCCGACCATTATCCGCACGTCGCCGACGCGCTGCTCGGCGCGATCAAGGCGGTGCTCGGCGATGCCGCGACCGACGAGATCCTCGCCGCCTGGGGCGAGGCCTATTGGTTCCTCGCCGACATCCTGATCGCCCGCGAGCATCGCGTCTATGGCGAGCAGAAGGCGGCGGACGGCGGCTGGAACGGCTGGCGCGAATTCCGGGTCGAGCAGGTCGTGCGCGAGAGCAGCGTGATCCGCTCCTTCGTCCTCCGGCCGGTCGACGGCCAGGCGGTGATGGCGCACAAGGCCGGCCAGTACCTGACCTTCTGGCTGGAGATTCCCGGCCATCCGCCGGTCAAGCGCAACTATTCGATCTCGGGCGCGGCCAATGGCGAGACCTATCGCATCTCGGTCAAGCGCGAGCCGCAGGGGCTCGCCTCGGGCTGGCTGCACGACGCGGCGCAGGCCGGCACCATCCTCAAGGTCGCGCCGCCGGCCGGCGAGTTCTTCCTCGCCGACCATCCCGAGCGCCCGGTGGTGCTGCTGTCGGGCGGGGTCGGGCTGACCCCGATGGTCGCGATGCTGGAGACGATCGCGGCGCGCCACCCGGCGCTGCCGACCCATTACATCCACGGCACCCACAATCGCGAGACCCATGCGATGCGCGACCATGTCCGCGCGCTGGCGGCGCAGGCGAGCGCGATCCGCGTCGTCGACTTCCACCAGACGCCGCTGCCCGGCGAGACGGCGGGCGCCGACTACGACCATGCCGGGATCATCACCGACGACTGGCTGATCGCCAACACCCCGGCGGGCGAGGCCGATTATTATATCTGCGGCCCGCGCCCGTTCCTGCGCGCGGCGGTGTCGGCGCTGTCGCTCGCGGGCGTCGCGTCGGACCGCATCCATTACGAGTTCTTCGGCCCCGCCGACGAACTCCTGGCCGCCTGA
- a CDS encoding Protein of unknown function DUF1971 (PFAM: Protein of unknown function DUF1971) — protein MTAPAPYRSTPLFDNATLPMALQRRHATKAGVWGVVRVIEGRLLLTYLDPESEVVLDSGQAGLLLPEQPHFVTPQGPMRMQVDFYDQPPG, from the coding sequence ATGACCGCGCCCGCGCCCTATCGCTCGACCCCGCTGTTCGACAACGCCACGCTACCGATGGCGCTGCAACGCCGCCACGCGACCAAGGCGGGTGTCTGGGGCGTCGTCCGGGTGATCGAGGGCCGGCTGCTCCTGACCTATCTCGACCCCGAATCGGAGGTCGTCCTCGACAGCGGGCAAGCCGGCCTGCTGCTGCCCGAGCAACCCCATTTCGTCACGCCGCAGGGGCCCATGAGGATGCAGGTCGACTTCTACGACCAACCGCCCGGCTAG
- a CDS encoding protein of unknown function DUF1656 (PFAM: protein of unknown function DUF1656), with translation MIEEINLLGIYLPAALAWGVLAAVLVYLLRGWLQRLPAWRLLWHPSLLELALFVLLWWGLSVLADTFLYRWFTT, from the coding sequence ATGATCGAGGAGATCAACCTGCTCGGCATCTACCTGCCGGCCGCGCTCGCCTGGGGCGTGCTCGCGGCGGTGCTCGTCTACCTGCTGCGCGGCTGGCTGCAGCGGCTGCCCGCCTGGCGGCTGCTCTGGCATCCGAGCCTGCTCGAACTCGCGCTCTTCGTCCTGCTGTGGTGGGGGCTGAGCGTGCTGGCCGACACCTTCCTCTATCGGTGGTTCACGACCTGA
- a CDS encoding Truncated hemoglobins-like protein, with protein sequence MSGLRIDDQGLGRLVDTFYARIRADDELGPIFNDAVEDWPEHLAKLTDFWSSVMLTSGRYKGQPVPAHARHRSRITPALFDRWLAIWAQTTDELMEPGAAAALQDKARRIAESLQLALFFRLGPPPQQPQRQEAGAAGGAAQ encoded by the coding sequence ATGTCAGGGTTGCGGATCGACGATCAGGGGCTCGGCCGCTTGGTCGATACCTTCTATGCCCGCATCCGCGCCGATGACGAGCTCGGCCCGATCTTCAACGACGCGGTCGAGGACTGGCCAGAGCATCTCGCCAAGCTGACCGACTTCTGGTCGTCGGTGATGCTGACCAGCGGCCGCTACAAGGGGCAGCCCGTCCCCGCCCATGCCCGCCATCGCAGCCGGATCACGCCGGCGCTGTTCGACCGCTGGCTGGCGATCTGGGCGCAGACCACCGACGAGCTGATGGAGCCGGGCGCCGCCGCCGCGCTCCAGGACAAGGCCCGGCGCATCGCCGAGAGCCTGCAGCTCGCTCTGTTCTTCCGCCTCGGCCCGCCGCCGCAACAGCCGCAACGGCAAGAGGCCGGCGCCGCCGGGGGTGCCGCGCAATGA